One segment of Vibrio mimicus DNA contains the following:
- a CDS encoding ABC transporter permease: protein MSAFAFFGALELGLLYGLVALGVYLTFRVLDFPDLSVDGSFPMGAAVAATAIVAGINPWIATGLAILAGAATGWVTAFLTVRCGILHLLASILTMIAAFSINIRIMGRPNLALLGEDTILTPFEALGDPVFIRPLVVAVLVLISALFVIRLLNSDFGLGLRATGVNARMVAAQGASTAFYTYFCLALSNGFVGFAGALFAQTNSFADVTSGVGTIVVGLAAVILGQTLIPGRKIWVAVVAVIVGSVLYRLAVAFALSSGMFGLQASDLNLITAVLVALALIMPKIKRNLKPKKLKAPAQKSELSQQGSASGEAV, encoded by the coding sequence ATGTCTGCTTTTGCCTTTTTTGGCGCTTTGGAGCTTGGCTTATTGTATGGCTTAGTGGCTTTGGGCGTGTATTTAACTTTTCGAGTGCTCGATTTTCCTGATCTGAGTGTCGATGGTAGTTTTCCTATGGGGGCTGCGGTTGCAGCAACCGCAATTGTGGCGGGGATTAACCCATGGATAGCAACAGGGTTGGCGATTCTTGCTGGTGCTGCCACTGGTTGGGTAACGGCATTTCTTACTGTCCGCTGTGGCATTTTGCATCTGTTAGCTTCCATCTTGACCATGATTGCTGCATTTTCGATCAATATCCGCATCATGGGGCGCCCTAACCTTGCTTTACTTGGTGAAGACACCATTTTGACTCCCTTTGAAGCTTTAGGCGATCCCGTTTTTATTCGCCCTCTGGTGGTCGCTGTTCTGGTTCTTATCTCTGCTCTATTCGTGATCAGATTGTTGAACAGTGATTTTGGTTTGGGCTTGCGGGCAACGGGTGTTAACGCCCGCATGGTGGCTGCCCAAGGGGCGAGCACTGCGTTTTATACCTATTTCTGTTTAGCACTTTCTAACGGTTTTGTTGGATTTGCTGGCGCTCTATTTGCTCAAACCAACAGTTTTGCGGATGTCACTTCTGGTGTTGGTACTATTGTGGTTGGTCTTGCGGCGGTCATTTTAGGTCAAACTTTAATTCCTGGACGTAAAATCTGGGTCGCGGTTGTGGCGGTGATTGTTGGTTCAGTGCTGTACCGTTTGGCGGTAGCTTTTGCGCTTAGCTCAGGTATGTTTGGCTTACAAGCTTCAGATCTTAACCTAATCACGGCGGTCTTGGTGGCTTTGGCACTAATCATGCCGAAGATCAAAAGGAACTTGAAACCAAAAAAGCTTAAGGCACCTGCTCAGAAGTCAGAACTCTCTCAGCAGGGAAGCGCGTCAGGAGAAGCAGTATGA
- the serS gene encoding serine--tRNA ligase, which yields MLDSKLLRTELDETAAKLARRGFKLDVETIRTLEEQRKSIQVEVENLQSTRNSISKQIGQLMASGDKAGAEAVKQQIGTLGDDLDAKKVELDAVMAQLDAITQTVPNIPDDAVPNGKDDSENVEVSRWGTPKTYDFEVKDHVDLGEMGDGLDFASATKITGARFVVMKGQFARLHRAIAQFMLDLHTDQHGYTELYVPYLVNAETLFGTGQLPKFGQDLFHTEPLTEKASDEEPRRLSLIPTAEVPVTNLVRDTILDEAELPLKMTAHTPCFRSEAGSYGRDTRGLIRMHQFDKVELVQITRPEDSMAALEELTGHAEKVLQLLELPYRKVILCTGDMGFGSCKTYDLEVWVPAQKTYREISSCSNMWDFQARRMQARFRRKGEKKPELVHTLNGSGLAVGRTMVAILENYQEADGRIAIPAVLQKYMGGLTHIG from the coding sequence ATGCTGGATTCTAAATTACTTCGTACTGAGCTGGACGAAACAGCTGCAAAATTGGCACGTCGCGGTTTTAAACTCGACGTGGAGACTATCCGTACTCTTGAAGAACAACGTAAGTCCATTCAAGTAGAAGTTGAGAATTTACAATCCACGCGTAACTCCATCTCCAAGCAAATCGGTCAACTGATGGCGTCTGGCGACAAAGCGGGCGCAGAAGCGGTTAAGCAACAAATCGGCACCTTGGGTGACGATCTGGATGCGAAAAAAGTTGAATTGGATGCGGTCATGGCGCAGTTGGATGCGATCACCCAAACTGTGCCTAACATTCCAGACGATGCCGTACCAAACGGTAAAGACGACAGCGAAAACGTAGAAGTTTCTCGTTGGGGAACACCAAAAACTTATGATTTTGAAGTGAAAGATCATGTGGATTTGGGTGAAATGGGTGACGGTCTGGATTTCGCTAGCGCAACCAAGATCACTGGCGCGCGTTTTGTGGTGATGAAAGGTCAATTTGCTCGCCTGCACCGTGCTATCGCACAGTTCATGTTGGATCTGCACACCGATCAACACGGCTACACTGAGCTGTATGTGCCTTACCTAGTGAACGCAGAAACGTTGTTCGGTACGGGTCAATTGCCAAAATTCGGTCAAGATCTATTCCACACTGAGCCTCTGACTGAGAAAGCCAGTGATGAAGAGCCACGCCGTCTGTCACTGATCCCAACTGCGGAAGTGCCAGTGACTAACTTAGTGCGTGACACCATTTTGGATGAAGCTGAACTGCCTCTGAAAATGACCGCACACACGCCTTGTTTCCGCTCTGAAGCAGGTTCTTACGGTCGTGATACTCGTGGTCTGATCCGTATGCACCAGTTTGACAAAGTGGAACTGGTACAAATCACTCGCCCTGAAGATTCTATGGCGGCATTGGAAGAGTTGACTGGTCACGCAGAAAAAGTTCTGCAACTGCTGGAGCTGCCTTACCGCAAAGTGATTCTGTGTACGGGCGACATGGGCTTTGGCTCTTGCAAAACTTACGACTTGGAAGTTTGGGTTCCAGCGCAGAAGACGTACCGTGAAATCTCTTCTTGTTCAAACATGTGGGACTTCCAAGCGCGTCGTATGCAAGCGCGTTTCCGCCGTAAAGGTGAGAAGAAGCCTGAGTTGGTGCACACGCTGAACGGCTCTGGTCTGGCGGTTGGTCGTACCATGGTCGCGATTTTGGAAAACTACCAAGAAGCCGATGGCCGTATTGCTATCCCAGCTGTACTGCAAAAGTACATGGGCGGTTTAACCCATATCGGTTAA
- a CDS encoding YecA family protein, which translates to MNYSLIDLSAIECPESDLFIEGVVLAANFATRPLDPEQWLPELFTERHQALLRPVTEQIHLQYQQLKGNGYDLLALLAEHAPSREQGLADFAEGFMQLWPQVEPMWQQGAFADGSIRMLQALLTTLMLAIDEAQTQAQMREAGYEQVPALADLIEQLNLMVHEVALAADEAMLGAKTQSVNPFKGIGRNDACPCDSGKKFKQCCGQ; encoded by the coding sequence ATGAATTATTCCCTGATCGATCTCAGCGCGATTGAATGCCCTGAGTCGGATCTGTTTATTGAAGGTGTGGTGCTCGCTGCTAATTTTGCGACTCGTCCGCTCGATCCTGAGCAGTGGCTACCTGAGCTATTTACCGAGCGACATCAGGCGTTATTACGACCAGTGACCGAGCAAATTCATCTCCAATACCAGCAGCTTAAAGGCAACGGTTATGATTTGTTGGCATTGTTGGCCGAGCATGCACCATCGCGTGAGCAAGGTTTAGCGGACTTTGCGGAAGGCTTTATGCAATTATGGCCACAGGTAGAACCCATGTGGCAGCAAGGCGCATTTGCAGATGGCTCGATTCGTATGTTGCAAGCATTATTGACCACCTTGATGTTGGCGATTGATGAAGCGCAAACCCAAGCGCAAATGCGCGAAGCGGGCTATGAACAAGTCCCTGCGCTCGCCGATTTGATCGAGCAACTGAATTTAATGGTGCACGAAGTCGCGCTTGCGGCTGACGAAGCCATGCTGGGCGCTAAAACACAAAGTGTGAACCCGTTTAAAGGCATTGGCCGTAATGATGCTTGTCCTTGCGACAGCGGTAAAAAATTCAAACAGTGCTGTGGGCAATAG
- a CDS encoding ABC transporter ATP-binding protein encodes MIRLQDIQVTFNPGTILENRALRGVSLEVPEHQFLTVIGSNGAGKSTLLGAVTGETPIIDGRVLIDEIDVTKQSVDQRANLCARVFQDPLAGTCGALTIEENMALAYMRGKNRGWSLALSNQRRKLFQERISILGLGLEDRLGDNIGLLSGGQRQAVSLVMATLSESKLLLLDEHTAALDPRMAAFIIDLTKKIVKEFNLTVMMVTHSMKDALACGDRTVMLHQGQIVLDVTGEQRASMGVPELLEMFSKVRGEELADDSLLLS; translated from the coding sequence ATGATCCGTTTACAAGATATTCAGGTGACGTTTAATCCCGGCACGATTCTAGAAAATCGTGCTTTACGAGGGGTTTCTTTAGAAGTGCCTGAGCACCAATTTTTAACTGTGATTGGTTCTAATGGGGCAGGGAAGTCGACCTTGCTAGGGGCGGTAACGGGAGAAACACCCATCATCGATGGTCGAGTATTGATTGATGAAATTGATGTGACTAAACAGAGTGTTGATCAGCGTGCCAATCTGTGTGCCCGTGTGTTTCAAGACCCATTAGCGGGAACCTGTGGTGCATTGACCATCGAAGAGAATATGGCGCTCGCTTACATGCGTGGTAAAAACCGCGGTTGGAGTTTGGCGCTCTCAAATCAGCGTCGCAAACTGTTCCAAGAACGCATTAGTATTCTTGGCTTGGGGCTAGAAGATCGCCTTGGCGACAACATAGGTTTACTTTCGGGTGGCCAGCGTCAAGCTGTGAGCTTGGTAATGGCAACACTGTCAGAAAGTAAACTCTTGTTATTGGATGAACATACAGCGGCTCTCGATCCTCGTATGGCGGCATTCATTATCGATCTCACGAAAAAAATCGTTAAAGAGTTCAATTTAACCGTGATGATGGTGACCCACTCGATGAAAGATGCCCTTGCTTGCGGCGATCGCACCGTTATGCTGCATCAAGGTCAGATTGTCTTGGATGTTACGGGTGAACAACGTGCCAGTATGGGCGTTCCAGAGTTGTTGGAGATGTTCTCTAAAGTGCGAGGTGAAGAGCTAGCGGATGATAGTCTTCTACTAAGCTGA
- the dusC gene encoding tRNA dihydrouridine(16) synthase DusC: MRVILGPMEGVLDHLMRDMLTQINDYDFCVTEFVRVVNQPLPDHVFHRLCPELQHGSKTPSGVPVKVQLLGQDPHWMAENAIRAAELGAYGIDLNFGCPAKMVNQSKGGAALLQHPELIYQVVKACRDVVPAHIPVSAKIRLGWEDPEDCFEIVDAVAQAKADELTVHARTKAGGYKASEIKWHYIDQIRQKCSIPLIANGEVWNYADGQACIQTTGVDSLMVCRGALNVPNLGNVVKHNHAAMPWNEVVDLLLRYTQFEVRGDKGKYYPNRIKQWFAYLRHAYPQANELFGELRTLTQVELIVDQLHRYRDQLHTAATELPV, encoded by the coding sequence ATGCGAGTTATTTTAGGCCCGATGGAGGGCGTGTTAGATCATTTGATGCGTGACATGCTGACGCAAATCAATGACTACGACTTCTGTGTCACTGAATTTGTTCGCGTAGTGAATCAGCCGCTTCCTGATCATGTGTTTCACCGCCTCTGCCCTGAACTTCAGCACGGCTCTAAAACCCCGTCAGGTGTTCCGGTAAAAGTACAACTGCTTGGCCAAGATCCGCATTGGATGGCCGAAAACGCGATTCGCGCTGCTGAGCTCGGTGCTTATGGCATCGATCTGAATTTCGGTTGCCCTGCCAAAATGGTTAATCAGAGCAAAGGCGGCGCGGCTCTTTTGCAACATCCCGAACTGATTTATCAAGTAGTCAAGGCGTGTCGTGACGTGGTGCCTGCGCACATTCCTGTTTCGGCGAAAATCCGCTTAGGTTGGGAAGACCCTGAAGATTGTTTTGAGATTGTTGATGCGGTAGCGCAAGCCAAAGCCGATGAGCTGACGGTGCATGCACGTACCAAAGCCGGAGGCTACAAAGCCAGCGAAATCAAATGGCACTACATTGATCAAATTCGCCAGAAATGCAGTATTCCATTGATTGCTAACGGTGAAGTGTGGAATTACGCCGATGGTCAGGCTTGTATACAGACCACAGGCGTGGATTCATTGATGGTATGCCGCGGCGCGCTCAACGTGCCGAATTTAGGTAATGTGGTCAAACACAATCACGCCGCCATGCCTTGGAATGAAGTGGTGGATTTGTTGCTGCGCTACACGCAATTTGAAGTGCGTGGTGACAAAGGCAAATACTACCCAAACCGTATTAAGCAGTGGTTTGCTTATCTGCGCCACGCCTACCCTCAGGCTAATGAGCTGTTTGGTGAGTTACGTACCCTGACTCAAGTTGAACTGATCGTTGATCAGTTACATCGCTATCGCGATCAACTCCATACTGCAGCGACCGAGCTGCCAGTCTAA
- the lolA gene encoding outer membrane lipoprotein chaperone LolA: MNKWLALLFCSFSAIAAPKDTLSERLAMSEGFSATFNQQVLSPEGKVIITGHGKVDIARPSLFRWETQAPDENLLVSDGTTLWHFDPFVEQVTLYRAEEALEQTPFVLLTRSKASDWDAYHVEEKGDVFTLTPTALDSNQGRFQITISEKGVVQGFKVIEQDGQQSEFTFSKVKQQKPNASVFNYKVPKGVEVDDQRN; encoded by the coding sequence ATGAACAAATGGTTAGCCCTGTTATTTTGTAGTTTCTCGGCGATTGCCGCCCCTAAAGATACCTTAAGTGAGCGTTTAGCCATGAGTGAAGGCTTCAGCGCTACGTTTAATCAACAGGTATTGAGCCCTGAAGGAAAAGTGATCATCACTGGGCATGGCAAAGTCGATATTGCTCGCCCGAGCCTTTTCCGTTGGGAAACCCAAGCGCCGGATGAGAATTTACTGGTGTCAGACGGTACGACCTTGTGGCATTTTGACCCTTTTGTGGAACAGGTCACCTTGTACCGCGCCGAAGAAGCTTTAGAGCAGACGCCTTTTGTGCTACTGACTCGTAGCAAAGCCAGCGATTGGGATGCGTACCATGTGGAAGAAAAGGGCGATGTATTTACCCTGACGCCTACCGCGCTGGATTCAAACCAAGGCCGTTTCCAAATCACCATCAGTGAGAAAGGGGTGGTGCAAGGTTTTAAAGTGATTGAGCAAGATGGTCAGCAGAGCGAATTTACCTTTAGTAAGGTGAAACAGCAGAAACCAAACGCTAGCGTATTTAACTACAAAGTGCCGAAAGGCGTGGAAGTTGACGATCAGCGTAACTAA
- a CDS encoding ABC transporter substrate-binding protein, with protein MRAGKVIATAVLAGAALLSSQSIMAKTAKVAVSQIVEHPALDATRQGLLDGLKAKGYEEGKNLEFDYKTAQGNPAIAVQIARQFVGENPDVLVGIATPTAQALVSATKTIPIVFTAVTDPVGAKLVKQLAQPGKNVTGLSDLSPVEQHVELIKEILPNVKSIGVVYNPGEANAVSLMELLKLSTAKHGIKLVEATALKSADVQSATQAIAEKSDVIYALIDNTVASAIEGMIVAANQAKTPVFGAATSYVDRGAIASLGFDYYQIGVQTADYVAAILEGKDPGTLDVQVAKGSDLVINKAAAEQLGITIPEAVLARATTIK; from the coding sequence ATGAGAGCAGGCAAAGTTATTGCTACCGCCGTTCTAGCCGGAGCCGCACTACTGTCTTCACAAAGTATCATGGCGAAAACAGCCAAAGTCGCGGTGTCACAAATTGTTGAACACCCAGCGTTGGATGCAACACGTCAAGGGCTACTCGATGGATTGAAAGCCAAAGGCTACGAAGAAGGCAAAAATCTAGAGTTTGATTACAAAACTGCGCAAGGCAACCCTGCCATTGCCGTACAAATTGCCCGACAATTTGTGGGTGAAAATCCTGATGTACTGGTGGGTATTGCAACACCCACTGCACAGGCGTTAGTTTCAGCAACCAAAACGATTCCTATTGTGTTTACCGCAGTGACTGATCCTGTTGGTGCTAAATTGGTCAAACAACTTGCACAGCCGGGTAAAAATGTCACAGGCCTGTCAGATTTGTCTCCCGTTGAGCAACATGTTGAGCTAATTAAAGAAATCCTACCAAACGTGAAATCCATCGGTGTGGTGTACAACCCAGGTGAAGCGAATGCGGTGAGTTTGATGGAATTACTCAAGCTCTCGACCGCTAAGCACGGCATTAAGCTAGTGGAAGCAACGGCACTGAAAAGTGCTGATGTTCAATCAGCGACCCAAGCGATCGCCGAAAAATCAGATGTCATCTATGCTCTGATTGACAACACAGTCGCGAGTGCAATCGAAGGTATGATTGTGGCGGCTAACCAAGCCAAAACCCCAGTGTTTGGTGCGGCAACTTCCTATGTGGATCGCGGCGCCATTGCGAGCTTAGGCTTTGATTACTATCAAATTGGGGTGCAAACCGCTGATTATGTTGCAGCTATCCTCGAAGGTAAGGATCCCGGTACCCTTGATGTTCAAGTAGCAAAAGGTTCAGATCTTGTGATCAACAAAGCGGCGGCTGAACAGTTGGGTATCACCATTCCTGAAGCCGTGCTTGCACGTGCAACCACCATCAAATAA
- a CDS encoding GGDEF domain-containing protein encodes MNQRMSLTWIICAPLLVTFVLFASVFQQYLYDLNQEIDDAYADIQLQLERAEKVVTALDYTFTHNQRPADNILFKHSARIVENVCQIKPIDALVLSQGISANIAVPKLDLSYMLIGAPSLCDSNPTQDPILQTKLSMAPMLSFLHDMDEYIYGVHYVDISGYIISSPDSLGVNVSYQQIRDFIEESPLWNDAIAAPNMIAVDGPYRSVIREKHEWLITLILPVYLENKYQGLVAVDIGLRVLLNRMSHLASRFELIDIEEQVMSRDAYRPYPLKSEYADYHQVIFYRLDYKAEFLHFLQQKKGNLLVATLVYFFLTGLLVYLNTRWDRKHYAELAARDPMTGLLNRRGMEGFLRGKRHNHYLAIAVLDIDDFKQINDTYGHDMGDKVICHIGEQIETHIRSSDAVARFGGEEFVVYVTAKDQEQIKKIMQRIFDAVCQSSEYILEDGFTLSGGVEVVESKMGLTFEQLFKAADEKLYVAKTSGKNQLVY; translated from the coding sequence ATGAACCAGCGCATGAGTTTAACTTGGATCATCTGCGCGCCGTTGCTTGTTACATTTGTATTGTTTGCTTCGGTTTTTCAGCAATATCTGTACGATCTCAATCAAGAGATTGATGATGCTTATGCGGATATTCAACTGCAGCTTGAACGAGCCGAAAAAGTCGTAACTGCATTAGATTACACTTTCACTCACAATCAACGTCCCGCAGACAATATTCTCTTTAAGCATTCAGCTCGTATAGTGGAAAATGTCTGCCAAATTAAGCCGATTGATGCGCTTGTCCTTTCACAAGGGATTAGTGCCAATATTGCAGTCCCCAAATTGGATTTGAGCTATATGTTGATTGGTGCGCCTTCTCTGTGTGACTCCAATCCGACTCAAGACCCTATTTTGCAAACTAAGCTCTCGATGGCTCCCATGCTCTCATTCTTACATGATATGGATGAGTACATTTATGGTGTGCACTATGTTGATATCAGTGGTTATATCATCTCATCGCCGGACTCATTAGGAGTCAATGTCAGTTATCAGCAGATTCGAGATTTCATTGAAGAAAGCCCGCTTTGGAATGACGCTATTGCGGCACCGAACATGATTGCCGTTGATGGGCCTTATCGTTCAGTAATTAGAGAAAAACATGAATGGTTGATCACGCTGATCTTGCCGGTTTATCTAGAAAACAAGTATCAAGGGTTAGTCGCGGTGGATATTGGTTTGCGCGTATTGTTAAACCGAATGTCGCATCTCGCTTCTCGTTTTGAACTTATCGATATTGAAGAACAGGTGATGAGTCGTGATGCCTATCGCCCTTATCCACTAAAGAGCGAATATGCGGATTATCATCAAGTCATTTTTTATCGACTGGATTATAAAGCGGAGTTTTTGCACTTTTTGCAGCAAAAGAAAGGCAACTTGCTGGTGGCTACCTTAGTCTATTTTTTCCTAACGGGACTTCTTGTTTATCTTAATACACGTTGGGATCGTAAACACTACGCGGAATTGGCTGCACGTGACCCGATGACCGGTTTACTCAATCGCCGAGGCATGGAAGGTTTCCTGAGAGGTAAAAGGCATAACCACTATCTAGCTATAGCCGTGCTCGACATTGATGATTTTAAACAGATTAATGATACCTATGGGCATGATATGGGAGATAAAGTGATTTGCCACATCGGTGAGCAGATTGAAACTCATATCCGTAGTTCAGATGCGGTTGCACGCTTTGGTGGTGAAGAGTTCGTGGTTTACGTCACGGCTAAAGATCAAGAGCAAATCAAGAAAATCATGCAACGAATTTTTGATGCAGTATGCCAAAGTTCTGAATACATACTTGAAGATGGCTTTACTCTATCGGGTGGGGTAGAAGTAGTAGAAAGTAAAATGGGTCTGACATTCGAACAGTTGTTCAAAGCCGCTGATGAAAAGTTGTATGTGGCGAAAACCAGCGGCAAAAATCAGTTGGTATACTAA
- a CDS encoding replication-associated recombination protein A yields the protein MSNYSLDFSGDEDFRPLAARMRPQTVEQYIGQQHILGPGKPLRRALEAGHIHSMILWGPPGTGKTTLAEVAANYANAEVERVSAVTSGVKEIRAAIEKARENKLSGRRTILFVDEVHRFNKSQQDAFLPHIEDGTVTFIGATTENPSFELNNALLSRARVYKLTSLTQQEIQQALQQAIADTERGLGKVAAVFADNVLDRLAELVNGDARMSLNYLELLYDMAREDDQGRKLIDLPLLAEVAGEKVSRFDNKGDIWYDLISAVHKSIRGSDPDAALYWAARMISAGCDPLYIARRLLAIASEDVGNADPRGMQVALAAWDCFTRVGPAEGERAIAQAIVYLACAPKSNAVYTAWKQALSDAHNLPEFEVPPHLRNAPTRLMKDLGYGEEYRYAHDEPGAYAAGECYFPPEMSGTRYYQPTQRGLETKIAEKLAYLADLNAKSPQKRYEK from the coding sequence GTGAGTAATTACAGCTTAGATTTTTCCGGCGACGAAGATTTTCGTCCGTTAGCTGCCCGTATGCGTCCACAAACGGTGGAGCAGTATATTGGTCAGCAACACATCTTGGGACCGGGAAAGCCACTGCGCCGTGCATTAGAGGCAGGGCATATTCACTCGATGATTCTTTGGGGACCTCCGGGCACCGGAAAAACCACTTTAGCCGAAGTGGCAGCCAACTACGCCAATGCGGAAGTGGAACGCGTATCGGCGGTGACGTCCGGAGTCAAAGAGATCCGTGCCGCGATCGAAAAAGCGCGTGAGAACAAACTCAGTGGTCGTCGCACCATTTTGTTTGTCGACGAAGTCCATCGCTTTAATAAATCGCAGCAAGATGCGTTTTTGCCGCATATTGAAGACGGTACGGTCACCTTTATTGGCGCAACCACGGAAAACCCTTCTTTTGAGCTTAATAACGCGCTGCTTTCCCGCGCGCGGGTTTATAAACTCACCTCGCTTACTCAACAAGAGATTCAGCAAGCTTTACAGCAGGCGATTGCCGATACTGAGCGCGGGCTTGGCAAAGTGGCCGCAGTGTTTGCCGATAACGTACTGGATCGCCTAGCCGAACTGGTCAATGGCGATGCGCGCATGTCGCTCAACTATCTTGAGCTGCTGTATGACATGGCTCGCGAAGATGATCAGGGACGCAAGCTGATTGATCTGCCTCTGCTTGCCGAAGTCGCTGGCGAAAAGGTGTCGCGTTTTGATAACAAGGGCGATATTTGGTACGACCTGATTTCCGCTGTGCACAAATCGATTCGAGGTTCGGATCCGGATGCTGCGTTGTACTGGGCCGCACGGATGATTTCCGCGGGCTGTGACCCTTTGTATATCGCGCGCCGTCTGCTCGCGATTGCCTCAGAAGATGTCGGTAATGCCGACCCTCGGGGCATGCAAGTGGCACTCGCAGCGTGGGATTGCTTTACCCGTGTCGGGCCTGCAGAGGGCGAGCGCGCGATTGCTCAAGCGATTGTCTACCTCGCCTGCGCACCGAAAAGCAATGCCGTGTACACCGCGTGGAAACAAGCGCTGTCGGATGCGCATAATCTACCTGAGTTTGAAGTACCACCGCATCTACGCAATGCCCCCACTCGACTGATGAAAGATCTGGGTTACGGTGAGGAATATCGTTACGCCCATGATGAACCAGGTGCTTATGCCGCAGGTGAATGCTATTTCCCACCAGAAATGAGTGGAACTCGCTACTATCAGCCCACACAGCGCGGGCTAGAAACCAAGATTGCTGAAAAGTTAGCGTATCTGGCGGATTTGAACGCAAAAAGCCCACAAAAGCGCTATGAAAAGTAG